The segment CGTTTACACTCACCGCTACCAGCAACATAGGCGGCACTGCATTTCAATGGGCTGTCGATGGCACTAACATTTCCGGTGCCACCAATGCTACTTTAGTAAGAAATATTGGTGGGCTTTACCGGGTTACTGGTACCGTTCCCGGTTGTTCACGCTTTGTTGAAAATCAAATCATACTCTTCCCCACAACACCGGGTGCCTTGCCTCAGCGCGCATTAATCTGTAACAACGATGCCAACCCCGATCCTAATACACGTGAAATCACGCTTGATCCGGGAAGCGGATTTATCAGTTACAATTGGTTCCAGGGAGGAGTACCCCTGGGCATTACCACGCAAACGTTGTTGGTCGATGAGCCCGGGTTATACAGTGTTGCCCTTACGAATTCATTTGGTTGCGTGAGCAATGACCAAACCGATGTGATCGAAGAGTGCAGGCCGCGCATTGTGGCGCCCAATGCCTTCAGGCCCGGAAGTTCCATTGGTGAGAACAGTGCGTTCGGGATTTTCACCTTCTTTATTGATGATACCGGTTTTGAGGTTTTCATCTTTAACCGCTGGGGCGAGATGATCTATCAATCGAACGACAGGTTGTTCAAGTGGAATGGCGGGTATAAAAACAATGCTGCCCAACTGGTGCCGGCAGGAACGTATACCTATGTGGTTCGGTATAAAAGCGCATACCGACCGCAGGACGGCATACAGGAAAAACGCGGGGGTGTCGTACTGTTACGCTAAAAAAGATCGTTCATTTCCTTTAGCTAATCTTCCTGTTTTTTCCGAATATGAGTGATTATTCAATCACTCAGCATGGCAAACTATAGTCTCAGGTTAACCATCACATTAATACTATTTCTGGTTGCGGCATGTAAAGGCAAAAAGGAAGAACAAGCCCCTTCTCCGGCTGTCACTATTGTACCCCTACCTGTTTCTGTAAATGTTACCCATGGCCATTATACACTTCCGGATACGGTTACCATATCGGCCATAAATCCGGATGAAATTTCCTCCGCTGTTTTCCTGGTTGATTTTTTCACTACCCAAAAAGTGCCCGCTAAAATTGTCAGCGACTCAACAGGATCGGTTTCCCTGCGCAGTTTTGTTTCTAAAGAAGTATTGCCCGAAGGTTATTACCGTTTGGTTATCAATGCCGATGGTGTGGATATTTTCTCGACCAGTGCCTCCGGTTTATTTTACGGCATTCAATCATTGATTCAGCTCGTTCAGGAAAATCCGACAGGATTACAAGTACCCCTGCTTTCCATCACCGATTTTCCACGCTTTAACTGGCGCGGGTTACACCTGGATGTTTGCCGGCATTTCTTTCCCGTAGATTTTATCAAACGCTACATTGACCTGATGGCGCAATACAAGTTCAACACTTTTCACTGGCACCTAACCGAAGACCAGGGATGGCGCATTGAAATAAAGAAGTATCCGAAACTTGCCGCAGTGGCCGCCTACAGGGACGAAACGCTGATCGGGCATTACAGCGATGTGCCCCATACGTTCGATGGCCAACGCTACGGTGGTTATTATACCCAGGAAGAAATAAAAGAAGTTGTGGCCTACGCACAACAACGCCACATTACCATCGTACCTGAAATTGAAATGCCGGGCCATGCACTGGCCGCACTGTCGGCTTACCCTGAATTAGGCTGTACCGGGGGACCTTACAAAGCCGCTACCTTATGGGGTGTTTTTGATGATGTGTTCTGTGCCGGCAAAGAATCAACGTTCACTTTTTTTGAAAATGTTTTGGATGAAGTGCTGGCACTTTTTCCGGGCGAATACATCCATGTAGGGGGCGATGAATGCCCGAAAGTGCGTTGGCAGGCGTGCCCGCTTTGCCAGGAACGAATGAAGGCTGAAGCCCTTGCCGATGAACATGAATTGCAGAGTTATTTTATACAACGCATTGAAAAATACTTGAATGCCAGGGGGCGAAAACTTATTGGCTGGGATGAAATACTGGAAGGCGGCCTGGCACCCCATGCTGCGGTAATGAGTTGGCGCGGAGAAGATGGAGGTATTGCAGCCGCCCAGGCAGGCCACAATGTGGTGATGACGCCCGGCTTTGCACTTTACTTTGATCACTACCAGGGTGAACCCGCCAATGAACCAGTAGCCATTGGCGGTAATACCCCCCTTAAAAAAGTTTATCACTACGAGCCTATCCCTGCACAACTAAGCCAGGATGAACACACCAATGTATTGGGCGCACAAGCCAATGTGTGGACTGAATACATTAAAACAACTGACCATGTGGAGTACATGGTTTACCCGCGTGCCCTGGCACTGGCCGAAGTGGTTTGGTCGCCACAAGAAAAACGGGATTGGGATAGCTTTGTGCAGCGCCTGCCGCAACAATTCATGTTACTCGACCGCCACAAGGTCAATTATCGTAAACCATCAGCTGACGACCTGAAATAACTGGTTTTCCGGAAATATGTTTATTAATTTTCGAACGTGTTCCTGAATATAATGCTTTCAACAATTTTACTATTAGTGCCATTATGTTTTCGGGGTAAGAAAAATTACAGCCTGTTGGGTCACATAAGCACAAACACACAAAAATCCATCAAACAAGTATAAACCATAAAATTTAAGTGCCATGAAAAAACTGCTTATCCTTTTCGCGCTTGTTGTTTTCTTTCCAGCATTTTCAACGGTAATGGAACAGATCATTAAAACGCAGATTCACATTACCGTTCGTAACGAGTTGGGTAATACCGAAGCGGGCGTTACCGTAAAGCTGTTTGAGCGGGAAGATGACTATAAAGAAGAAAAAAATGCAGCTGCAGAAGGTACAACCGATGATAAAGGCGTGGTGCGCTTTAAAGATTTAAAAGCTATCTCTTACTTCATACTGGCCGAAAAAGATGGCGCCAATAATTTCGGGGGCGGGGAACAAACCGGCAGGCTTGAGGCAAAAAAAATAAACAAGGTTACCGTAGTGATTCAATGAGCCTAGGATCACGCGAAAGGCTTTTTGCGAACCTCACAGTTTACGAAACTTCTTACCCCGAAGAAGCAGTTTTTATTACCCCATTCCTGGAATTGCTCCAACAACCGCGATGCTTCTTTCGCGATCACTTACCGGGACACCTCACCGGTTCGGCATGGATCGTAAACGAAACAGGTTCGCACGCCCTGCTTGTACACCATGCCAAGCTAAGCAAATGGTTGCAGCCGGGTGGGCATGCCGATGGTGACGAAAATATTTTTGCGGTTGCCCTGCGCGAGGCACAGGAAGAAACTGGCCTTAAAAATCTTTGCCTGTTAACAGAAAACTTTTTCGACATAGACATTCACACAATACCTGCCCGTAAAGATTTCCGTGAACACCTTCATTTTGACATCCGGTTTATATTTCAGGCCAGTCAGCACGAACCGCTACTGGTATCCACTGAGTCCAATCAAGTGGCCTGGTTTGCACTTGATGACATTTTAACGCTCGCGGAGAATAATTTTTCGATTGCCCGAATGATCAAAAAAACAAAGCATTACTTCGAAGCCACCAGCACCATGCCAAAGGCAATAACCACCAGCCAGAATTTGTAAGCCACCAGGGCGGGAATCACCACCCAATTCATCTGCATCATTACCGCCAGTAAAACCAGCAGCACGGCTATACCCTTAATAATGTTCCTGTTTTTGTTATTCATAACGCAATGGGTTAAGTTGATTGGCTAAATATACCTACATACTGCATTAGGATGTGCCTTGTCTCCGTGGTTGCCTGAAATTTATGTTGAACGGCTTTCGTAACCTATAAAATGACAAATCAATTTCTGATGATCCGTAAACGTACCAAAATGCCATGCCAGCCTTTGGCCGGGCATCTCAGTGATGGTTTAAGATCGCAGGTAAAATGCCTGCCTTTGCCGAAGATAGGTTTGTGGATCATTGTGAATTAATTTTAGTTTTACACACGCATGGCTGAAATCGGTACGGACATTGAAAAAGCAGCATCCCTGCTCACACAGGGTGAATTGGTTGCCATACCCACGGAAACCGTTTACGGCTTGGCAGGTAATGCACTTAATGTTGAGGCCGTGGCAAAAATTTTTGCCGCAAAAAACCGCCCCCAATTCGATCCATTAATTGTGCACATTCCTGCACTTTCACTTGCCCGAAATTATGTAACCCATATTCCTAAAAAAGCCGAGCGCCTGGCACAACTGTTCTGGCCCGGTCCCCTGACACTGGTGTTGGAAAAAAAAGATGACACCATTCCGGCACTGGTTACTTCAGGGCTGAACACGGTGGGCTTCCGTAGTCCCGACCATCACCTCACCCGTAAACTGCTCACTTCCTTATCGTTTCCACTGGCTGCGCCCAGCGCAAACCCGTTCGGTTATGTCAGCCCCACTTCGCCACAACATGTAAATGAACAACTCGGCAACAACATCAGCTACATACTGGACGGTGGGATATGCAGCATCGGTATTGAATCAACCATTGTAGGTTTTGAGGGCGATGACCCGGTAGTGTTACGGCTGGGTGGCTTAAGCCTGGAACGCATTGAAGCCGTTACGGGAAAACTGAAAGTAAACACACACTCAACTTCAAATCCACTGGCACCCGGTCAGCTTAAAAGCCACTATGCCCCGGGCAAACCGCTGATCATCGGTAAAATAGAAGAACTTCTGCAACACTATCCGGCACACACAGCAGGCATACTTAGTTTTGCGCGCGATTTCAACTCACCTTATCAGCGCATCCTTTCGCCCGGCAAAGACCCTGAAGAAGCCGCACGAAACCTCTTTCAATACCTTCGCGATTTCGATAAGATGCCCGTGGACATTATCCTGGCGGAATTACTTCCCGAGGTTGGCCTTGGCCGCGCCATTAACGATCGGTTAAAACGCGCGGCTGCTGTTGACAATTGAAGTTTGTCAGCGTACTTTACATACCTGTGTTGTGCCACAGGGCACACCAACAAACTCCATGGAAGAACAAAAAAAGAAAGTACTGGTGCTTACCGGTGGTGGTGATTGCCCCGGGTTGAATGCCGTAATACGCGGCATTGCCAAACGCGCGCGAAAAGAAAAGAATTGGGAAGTATACGGAAGCATTGAGGCCTTTAATGGTGTGCTCAACGAACCTCAGCAAATAATACGGTTAACCCAGCGCAAAACAGCGGGCATTCATGTAAAGGGCGGCACCATCCTTAAAACAACCAATAAGGCAAACCCGATGAAATTCCCCATCGTTCAAAAAGATGGCTCCGTAAAAGAAATTGACCGCACGGAAGAACTGATCACGAAAATAAAAAAACTTGGGTTTGATGCTGTGATCAATATTGGTGGTGATGGTTCGCAGAAAATTTCGAAAGCACTTTTTGACCAGGGATTGAATATCGTTGGCGTACCTAAAACCATCGACAACGACCTGTCGGCAACCGACATGACCTTTGGTTTTCAAACCGCAGTTCAGATTGCCACCGATAGTTTCGACAAACTGGTGACCACGGCCGAGAGCCATCACCGGGTAATGATTATGGAAGTAATGGGGCGCGATGCAGGCTGGATTGCCATACACACCGCCATTGCCGGGGGCGCAGAAATATGCCTGATACCTGAAATACCTTACGAAATTGATAAGCTGGTGAAGCGCATTGACGCCCGTTATAAATTCGGAAAAGGGTTTGTGAACATTGTAGTTGCCGAGGGTGCCAAACCAAAAAACGGAACCATTGTAGCGCGCAGCGGGGAAAAAGGATCGGAGCATGTGCGGCTGGGCGGTGTGGCCTTTCAGTTATCGCAGCAATTGAAAGATGCCGGTTGCCAGGCCGAGATACGGGAAACCGTTTTAGGCCACATACAACGTGGCGGAACACCCACCGCGTTCGACCGGGTGCTGGCAACCTTGTTTGGGGTTAAGGCGATGGAATTGGTCATCCATGGTGAGTTTGGAAAAATGGTTGCGTTGAAAAACAACAACATTAGTTATGTATCGCTGGAAGAGGCCACGCGCGAATCGAATTTCGTGAACAAAGACTCCTTTTTGGTAAAAGCCGCCAAGGGCTTGGGGATAAGTTTTGGTGATTGAGTTTCGCTTATACACCCAAATTTGGGTGTATAAGCGAAGGTTTATAGCGCATATAAAAAAGTTGGTGGCAAGCGTAAGACGACAGTGCTACAATCAACGGACTGACCAAAAATCAAACTTTCGCCAATTGGCGACAGCATATCTTGCGAAATTCTACAAAAAATGACTATTGACATAGCTAAAAGCACCTAAAACCTCAAATCTTGTAAATTATTTACATAATTCAATATTTTATCAGATTAAAACTTATCTTTGCAACTGAAACGATAACAAGCAACGAATATGTTAATAGACATAACATCTAAAAATTACCGCTCAATTAAAGAAGAGCAAAATTTCAGCTTAGAAGCAAGTTCTTTGAAGTTGAAACCAGGGAACACATTTGCTCCTCTTTCGGACTACAAAAATTTAAAACTTTTAAAGTCAGCGGTAATTTACGGTGCTAACGCTTCAGGCAAATCCAATCTAATTCGGTTAATGTGGACATTGCGAAACTTTGTTTTAAATTCTTTGGAATTAAAAGCAGGCGACCCAATACCCAACAGATTTTACGACCCTTTTTTATTAGATGTTACTTCACAAAATGAGCCGACTGAAATAACCATAAATTTTATCCCTAAAAACAAGAAACGGCACAGATACATCATCAAGTATAACAAAACGGAAATACTGTATGAGTATTTGGGCGTTTATGAAACAAATTGGATTTCAAAAATTTTTGAAAGGAAAGACGCTAACGAGTTTGTTGAATTTGGCGAGGCTATGAAAAACAAAAAAGAAGATAAAAGAGTTACTAAAAACACTCTTTTTCTTTCAAAGTTTGGTGGCATTCCCAATGACCAGCTTAGAGATATTTACTTGTATTTCAAAGAAATTGAAGTTTGGAATATTCCATCCGTTCATCACATCAATGAACTTTACAACAATGTTCAAAAAAACTTCAATAAGCCAGAAAGACAAGAATTAAGAAGAAAACTAAGCAAACTAATAAGTGTTGCAGATACTAAAATTTCAGAAGTTCACGTATCGGAAAGACCCGATAAAGATTTTGAAAGTTTACCTGAAAATATTAGAGAAAGAGTAATAAAAGACCTAAAATTTGAAACCTTTGGTGTTCACAAAGTATTTCATTTAGGCAATGAATCGGGTATTCAAATGTTGTCTTTCAATGACCAAGAATCACAAGGAACAAAAACAATGTTTGCGATTGGCGGGTTGATGCTTGAATCCTTTGAAAAAGAAGAACCTGTTTTGATTTTCTTAGATGAGTTTGACAACAGCTTACATCCTGACCTTGCGAAGTTTTTGGTTGAATTGTTTCATAATCCCAAAGTCAATAAAAACAATTCACAACTTGTTTTCGCAACACACGAAACAACCTTACTTGATAAAAAAGTCTTTCGCAAAGACCAGATTTGGTTTGGTGATAAAAACAAATACGGAGTTACTGAATTGTATTCAGTAAAAGACTTCAACGATTTAAAAAATGTTCGTTCTGATATACCGTTTGATAAATGGTATAGAACAGGAAAATTCGGTGCAGTTCCTAACATCAAAAAATTTGAATTTATCGCAGAGTATGAGTAAGAATAAAAACATAAAAAGGTCTTTGTATATTCTTACCGAAGGACATACTGAACAAGCGTATTTTTCAAGAATAAGCGAAATTTTAGGCGATGAAGACGAATGGAAATACTCTGTAACTGTTGATGTAAGAGAAATTGTTGACGGGAGCAAGACCGACCCCGTAAATATGGTCAAAGAAGCCAAGAAAAGTCAAAGGTCTTATGACGAAATCTGGGTTGTTTTTGACAAAGACAGAGATAGAGACCAACAAAATTTACAAGCGATTGAACTTGCTTCTAAATCAAAAATAAAAATTGCTTTTTCAAGTATTTCGTTTGAAGAATGGGTATTGCTTCACTTTGAAAAAAGCACAACAGCATTTCAAAGAAGTGATTGCGAAAGCAGGGGACAAGAATGCACTTGTCAAGGGGCTATTTGTGTTTCTACTTACATAAAAATAAATCACTACCCAGCCTATGTAAAAGGTAAAGCAAAATTATATGACGACCTAAGCGACAAACGTGATATAGCTCTTGAATATGCTGCGTGGTTGAAATATCACCACTCAAACATAGCAAACTATCATTTATTAAATCCATTCACAGACGTTGACAATCTTGTTGCACAACTATTTGAACTTCCTACAATTCGTTATACAGGAATAAACAATCCTTTCTCTTTTGAGGGAATCGACATTTGTGTTACAAATTATTCAACAGCAAACAATATTGTTACAGTTTCAATACAAACAAACAACAACTCAAATAGGACTTTCATTTTTAATAACGTTCAACAAAACATAAAGCTATTAGACACGAATAATACCGAATTGACTTATACCATTCCCCAAGCCACGACAATAAACACAGGAGACAACAGAACAACAGACATACAATTTGCTATTAACGAACAGTTTCAAGCGACAAAACTCAAATTTCAGACAGCAAATGAATGTGTTTACGTGGAATTATGAAAAACGCCAGCCACCAACAGCGGTTTGGCGTAATGGCGGGTTCAGTGCTTCGTATGACAGTTTTGTGGTAGGTTCAAGTGCAGTTCTTCGATTGAACTTTTGTGCTAAAAATCCGCCACTACGCCAAGCCGCAAACCGTTACCAGCAATATTAACAGACCCGTGCAAACGAAAACATAAATACAGAAAATGACTTTTGAAGATTTTAAAAATAGGTTAGACAAATCAACACAAGAAGATGAAGTAAGGGGCATTTATGCAACTTATTTCAAGATTAAGTATAACACGGCTGACAGACACGATTTATATACACCACAAGTATTATTTGAGTTTAAGGCAGACAAAAACTTTCAAAACCTTAAAGCACTTGCGACAATTCTTGCTCAATCACTTTATTACATCAGACGACTGAAATACGTTGAAGTAGAGAAAGCAATTCCGTTTTTCATTTGCCTTGCCGACAAAAACGAAGCGACAATAACCGAAACAAGAAAGTGGTCAACTTATTACACAAATGACGGTTACGATTGGGAAAGACCAGCAAGCAAACCCGACCCTAAACTTATTGATCATTTAGTGAAAGAACCCGAAACGGGAAAAATTCACGTTTACAAAATCACCAAGAAACAAGAGCAGGAAGCATTTAAGAAAAATCTTGACAACGCTTTAAATCCACAAATGATAATGGATTTTGGCGACAAGAAAATAATAAACGAAGAAAACTTTGAAGCCGTTTTTGAGCATTGGAAAAATGTAATTGGACCTTACATTGTAAACGGCTACAAACCATCTTTTTATTTCCTTGCCAATATTCAGCGTGACAAAGTAATCATTGACAAAGATAATAGCCGAGTAGTTTTCACATTTGAAGACAAGAACTCAAAAACGCAAAAAGTCCTAATGAAGGACTACGATTATTTTTGGAGTGTTTACGATTATGTAGAAAATGCCGAAACTATAAACGGTATTCACGCAAAACTTGACCGACTAACAGACGAAAGCCAAAGAAGATTTGAAGGAGAGTTTTTTACTCCGCTTCATTTTGGACAAAAAGCAGTTCACTATTGGAACGAAGTGCTTGGAAAAAATTGGTATAAAACTGGCAAGTTTAGAATTTGGGATATGGCTGCTGGAACCGGCAACCTTGAATATCATTTACCTGCCGAAGCATACAAATACTTATATATGTCAACACTTCACGGAAGTGAAGCTGACCATTTAAGTAAAGTATTTCCTAATGCAACTTGTTTTCAATATGATTATTTGAATGATGATGTTGAATATGTTTTCAATAAAGGAAATCTACCTTTTACACCAAATTGGAAACTCCCTAAAAAATTAAGGGATGAGTTAGCCGACCCAAACATTACTTGGATAGTCTACATCAATCCGCCTT is part of the Cyclobacteriaceae bacterium genome and harbors:
- a CDS encoding beta-N-acetylhexosaminidase encodes the protein MANYSLRLTITLILFLVAACKGKKEEQAPSPAVTIVPLPVSVNVTHGHYTLPDTVTISAINPDEISSAVFLVDFFTTQKVPAKIVSDSTGSVSLRSFVSKEVLPEGYYRLVINADGVDIFSTSASGLFYGIQSLIQLVQENPTGLQVPLLSITDFPRFNWRGLHLDVCRHFFPVDFIKRYIDLMAQYKFNTFHWHLTEDQGWRIEIKKYPKLAAVAAYRDETLIGHYSDVPHTFDGQRYGGYYTQEEIKEVVAYAQQRHITIVPEIEMPGHALAALSAYPELGCTGGPYKAATLWGVFDDVFCAGKESTFTFFENVLDEVLALFPGEYIHVGGDECPKVRWQACPLCQERMKAEALADEHELQSYFIQRIEKYLNARGRKLIGWDEILEGGLAPHAAVMSWRGEDGGIAAAQAGHNVVMTPGFALYFDHYQGEPANEPVAIGGNTPLKKVYHYEPIPAQLSQDEHTNVLGAQANVWTEYIKTTDHVEYMVYPRALALAEVVWSPQEKRDWDSFVQRLPQQFMLLDRHKVNYRKPSADDLK
- a CDS encoding RloB domain-containing protein; the protein is MSKNKNIKRSLYILTEGHTEQAYFSRISEILGDEDEWKYSVTVDVREIVDGSKTDPVNMVKEAKKSQRSYDEIWVVFDKDRDRDQQNLQAIELASKSKIKIAFSSISFEEWVLLHFEKSTTAFQRSDCESRGQECTCQGAICVSTYIKINHYPAYVKGKAKLYDDLSDKRDIALEYAAWLKYHHSNIANYHLLNPFTDVDNLVAQLFELPTIRYTGINNPFSFEGIDICVTNYSTANNIVTVSIQTNNNSNRTFIFNNVQQNIKLLDTNNTELTYTIPQATTINTGDNRTTDIQFAINEQFQATKLKFQTANECVYVEL
- a CDS encoding NUDIX hydrolase translates to MSLGSRERLFANLTVYETSYPEEAVFITPFLELLQQPRCFFRDHLPGHLTGSAWIVNETGSHALLVHHAKLSKWLQPGGHADGDENIFAVALREAQEETGLKNLCLLTENFFDIDIHTIPARKDFREHLHFDIRFIFQASQHEPLLVSTESNQVAWFALDDILTLAENNFSIARMIKKTKHYFEATSTMPKAITTSQNL
- a CDS encoding ATP-binding protein → MLIDITSKNYRSIKEEQNFSLEASSLKLKPGNTFAPLSDYKNLKLLKSAVIYGANASGKSNLIRLMWTLRNFVLNSLELKAGDPIPNRFYDPFLLDVTSQNEPTEITINFIPKNKKRHRYIIKYNKTEILYEYLGVYETNWISKIFERKDANEFVEFGEAMKNKKEDKRVTKNTLFLSKFGGIPNDQLRDIYLYFKEIEVWNIPSVHHINELYNNVQKNFNKPERQELRRKLSKLISVADTKISEVHVSERPDKDFESLPENIRERVIKDLKFETFGVHKVFHLGNESGIQMLSFNDQESQGTKTMFAIGGLMLESFEKEEPVLIFLDEFDNSLHPDLAKFLVELFHNPKVNKNNSQLVFATHETTLLDKKVFRKDQIWFGDKNKYGVTELYSVKDFNDLKNVRSDIPFDKWYRTGKFGAVPNIKKFEFIAEYE
- a CDS encoding ATP-dependent 6-phosphofructokinase, giving the protein MEEQKKKVLVLTGGGDCPGLNAVIRGIAKRARKEKNWEVYGSIEAFNGVLNEPQQIIRLTQRKTAGIHVKGGTILKTTNKANPMKFPIVQKDGSVKEIDRTEELITKIKKLGFDAVINIGGDGSQKISKALFDQGLNIVGVPKTIDNDLSATDMTFGFQTAVQIATDSFDKLVTTAESHHRVMIMEVMGRDAGWIAIHTAIAGGAEICLIPEIPYEIDKLVKRIDARYKFGKGFVNIVVAEGAKPKNGTIVARSGEKGSEHVRLGGVAFQLSQQLKDAGCQAEIRETVLGHIQRGGTPTAFDRVLATLFGVKAMELVIHGEFGKMVALKNNNISYVSLEEATRESNFVNKDSFLVKAAKGLGISFGD
- a CDS encoding threonylcarbamoyl-AMP synthase, which translates into the protein MAEIGTDIEKAASLLTQGELVAIPTETVYGLAGNALNVEAVAKIFAAKNRPQFDPLIVHIPALSLARNYVTHIPKKAERLAQLFWPGPLTLVLEKKDDTIPALVTSGLNTVGFRSPDHHLTRKLLTSLSFPLAAPSANPFGYVSPTSPQHVNEQLGNNISYILDGGICSIGIESTIVGFEGDDPVVLRLGGLSLERIEAVTGKLKVNTHSTSNPLAPGQLKSHYAPGKPLIIGKIEELLQHYPAHTAGILSFARDFNSPYQRILSPGKDPEEAARNLFQYLRDFDKMPVDIILAELLPEVGLGRAINDRLKRAAAVDN